A window from Myxococcus fulvus encodes these proteins:
- a CDS encoding GatB/YqeY domain-containing protein has product MATLKERLDADLKDAMRSKNELRTTVIRAIKSAVKYKEVEPGASALDDSGVMSVITGLIKKGRDSADQFKAANRPELAEKEEAEIAVLQSYLPQQLTPDELVAAVQAAIAEVGAKSAKDMGAVMKNLSPKLQGKAEGRAISEAVKAELAKLA; this is encoded by the coding sequence ATGGCCACCCTCAAGGAACGGCTCGACGCGGACCTCAAGGACGCGATGCGATCCAAGAACGAGCTGCGCACCACCGTCATTCGGGCGATCAAGAGCGCCGTGAAGTACAAGGAAGTGGAGCCCGGTGCCTCCGCCCTCGACGACTCGGGCGTGATGAGCGTCATCACCGGCCTCATCAAGAAGGGCCGCGACTCCGCGGACCAGTTCAAGGCCGCCAACCGGCCGGAGCTGGCGGAGAAGGAGGAGGCCGAAATCGCCGTCCTCCAGAGCTACCTGCCCCAGCAGCTCACCCCCGACGAGCTGGTCGCCGCCGTCCAGGCCGCCATCGCCGAGGTGGGCGCCAAGAGCGCCAAGGACATGGGCGCGGTGATGAAGAACCTCTCCCCCAAGCTGCAGGGCAAGGCCGAGGGTCGCGCCATCTCCGAGGCCGTCAAGGCGGAGCTCGCGAAGCTCGCCTGA
- the rpsU gene encoding 30S ribosomal protein S21, whose product MPGIRVKEGESIESALKRFKKATEKAGILSEIRKREHYEKPSVKRKKKALAAKKRAVKKARKSF is encoded by the coding sequence ATGCCCGGTATCCGAGTGAAGGAGGGAGAGTCCATTGAGAGCGCCCTCAAGCGCTTCAAGAAGGCCACTGAAAAGGCCGGAATCCTTTCCGAGATCCGCAAGCGCGAGCACTACGAGAAGCCTTCCGTGAAGCGGAAGAAGAAGGCCCTCGCCGCCAAGAAGCGCGCGGTGAAGAAGGCCCGCAAGTCGTTCTAG
- a CDS encoding HEAT repeat domain-containing protein: MSPALLLMVLLATGQRGGTGTTDCWNSCQRHVADRALRARVCGSCLSGGRVDSWVAPLGAVRPMPREALASSRKDGDWRVRWASVRAEAKARQLTEKRVLAEWVAGSPSSSDLPACLTAARAAAEAGQSTANFLRDAGARGPEAAARVWARREAIRQTLEVELYSEDPRERGTALAHLGAFLGRRPARVLLDATASRPEESDGIGASALKAVALRLDSSVGRLLLEEARPADEVLVNRLFAVYSRELESLQPELTAPEPQRRDAAVLSLGVYGPLARKELERALTDVDRKVRGSAARRMAQSEGTSLRVAAERRLEGKDLEVARPWLEAMEREKGCGSFFLEAARDSRMPAPLRGQALTSLADCREGESLRLDALSPFLKDSQPVVRAGAVRVLGALAVRKPEVMDATERALDDGSPEVVAAALDVVAGQRQSTRGDMAAELLGSEHPVVRAAAARALETIGRAAHVKVLATCLREDPVSDVRVAAALALGRLGGPHAAAALSDAAARDADTHVKHVSRAGLRKLGFGN; this comes from the coding sequence GTGAGCCCTGCCCTCCTCCTGATGGTGCTGCTGGCGACCGGTCAGCGTGGTGGCACCGGGACGACCGACTGCTGGAACTCCTGCCAGCGCCACGTGGCGGATCGCGCCCTGCGTGCCCGGGTGTGCGGCTCGTGCCTGTCGGGCGGGCGGGTGGACTCGTGGGTGGCGCCGCTGGGCGCCGTCCGCCCCATGCCTCGCGAGGCGCTGGCCTCCTCCCGCAAGGACGGTGACTGGCGTGTGCGCTGGGCCTCCGTGCGCGCGGAGGCGAAGGCGCGGCAGCTGACGGAGAAGCGCGTGCTGGCCGAGTGGGTGGCTGGTTCTCCCTCGTCGTCGGATCTGCCGGCCTGCCTCACGGCGGCGCGCGCCGCGGCGGAAGCGGGGCAGTCCACCGCGAACTTCCTGCGCGACGCGGGGGCCCGGGGGCCGGAGGCGGCGGCGCGGGTGTGGGCGCGGCGGGAGGCCATCCGGCAGACGCTGGAGGTGGAGCTGTACTCGGAGGACCCTCGCGAGCGGGGCACCGCGCTCGCCCACCTGGGCGCCTTCCTGGGGCGGCGGCCCGCCCGGGTGCTGCTCGACGCGACGGCGTCCCGGCCCGAGGAGTCGGATGGGATTGGCGCCTCGGCGCTCAAGGCAGTGGCGCTGCGCCTGGACTCCTCGGTGGGGCGACTGCTCCTGGAGGAGGCCCGGCCCGCGGACGAGGTGTTGGTGAACCGGCTGTTCGCCGTGTACTCGCGCGAGCTGGAGTCGCTCCAGCCGGAGCTGACGGCGCCCGAGCCCCAGCGGCGGGACGCGGCGGTGCTGTCATTGGGTGTCTATGGGCCGTTGGCGCGCAAGGAGCTGGAGCGCGCGCTCACGGACGTGGACCGCAAGGTGCGGGGTTCGGCGGCGCGACGGATGGCCCAGTCGGAGGGCACGTCCTTGCGCGTGGCCGCCGAGCGCAGGCTCGAGGGCAAGGACCTGGAGGTGGCCCGGCCGTGGCTGGAGGCCATGGAGCGGGAGAAGGGCTGTGGGAGCTTCTTCCTGGAGGCGGCCCGGGACTCGCGCATGCCCGCGCCGCTCAGGGGCCAGGCGCTGACGTCGCTCGCGGACTGCCGCGAGGGTGAGAGCCTGCGGCTGGATGCGCTGTCGCCGTTCTTGAAGGACTCGCAGCCGGTGGTGCGGGCGGGCGCGGTGCGGGTGCTCGGCGCCCTGGCGGTGAGGAAGCCCGAGGTGATGGACGCCACCGAGCGCGCGCTGGATGACGGCTCGCCGGAGGTGGTCGCCGCCGCGCTGGACGTCGTCGCGGGGCAGCGCCAGTCGACGCGGGGGGACATGGCGGCGGAGCTGCTCGGCTCGGAGCACCCGGTGGTGCGCGCGGCGGCGGCCCGGGCGCTGGAGACCATTGGCCGCGCGGCCCACGTGAAGGTGCTGGCCACGTGTCTGCGTGAGGACCCGGTGTCGGACGTGCGCGTGGCGGCGGCGCTCGCGCTGGGGCGGCTGGGGGGGCCTCATGCCGCGGCGGCGCTCTCCGACGCGGCGGCGCGCGACGCGGACACCCACGTGAAGCACGTGTCCCGCGCGGGCCTGCGCAAGCTGGGCTTCGGGAACTGA
- a CDS encoding GGDEF domain-containing protein has product MSEEKTSVHSISDLLGNAQRQSAYLIVISAKSAAGIGRMFKLDRSEVVLGRSSEAQFQVEDDGISRKHAKVVALGDGRFQLMDLASTNGTYLNGLKVNAAPLYDGDKIQIGSNTVLKFSIQDELEEQYQRSIYESATRDGLTRVYNKKYFLETVRKEFSYCLRHRVPLSLVLFDVDHFKKINDAYGHPAGDYVLTRIAQRVTDTVRTEDLLARYGGEEFALMLRESAEDQALACAERCRHAVDKADFVFGGTPIKVTISLGVATLLDSDFSQPEDLIAAADKYLYRAKRAGRNRADAKAISGP; this is encoded by the coding sequence ATGTCCGAGGAGAAAACTTCCGTCCATTCCATTTCGGACCTGCTGGGCAACGCCCAGCGGCAGAGCGCTTATTTGATTGTCATCAGCGCCAAGTCCGCGGCGGGCATCGGCCGGATGTTCAAGCTGGACCGCTCCGAGGTGGTGCTGGGGCGCAGCTCAGAGGCGCAGTTCCAGGTGGAGGACGACGGAATCTCCCGCAAGCACGCCAAGGTGGTGGCGCTCGGCGACGGGCGCTTCCAGCTGATGGACCTGGCGAGCACCAACGGCACCTACCTCAACGGCCTGAAGGTCAACGCCGCCCCGCTGTACGACGGCGACAAGATCCAGATCGGCTCCAACACCGTCCTCAAGTTCTCCATCCAGGACGAGCTGGAGGAGCAGTACCAGCGCAGCATCTACGAGTCCGCCACCCGCGACGGTCTCACCCGCGTCTACAACAAGAAGTACTTCCTGGAGACGGTGCGCAAGGAGTTCAGCTACTGCCTGCGCCACCGGGTGCCGCTGTCGCTGGTGCTCTTCGACGTGGACCACTTCAAGAAGATCAACGATGCGTACGGCCACCCGGCCGGGGACTACGTCCTGACGCGCATCGCCCAGCGGGTGACCGACACGGTGCGCACCGAGGACCTGCTCGCGCGCTACGGCGGCGAGGAGTTCGCGCTGATGCTGCGCGAGTCCGCCGAGGACCAGGCCCTGGCGTGCGCCGAGCGCTGCCGCCACGCGGTGGACAAAGCCGACTTCGTCTTCGGCGGCACGCCCATCAAGGTGACCATCAGCCTGGGCGTGGCGACGCTCTTGGACTCGGACTTCTCCCAGCCCGAGGACCTCATCGCCGCCGCGGACAAGTACCTCTACCGCGCCAAGCGCGCGGGCCGGAACCGCGCCGACGCCAAGGCCATCAGCGGGCCGTGA